The following coding sequences lie in one Pseudomonas sp. B33.4 genomic window:
- a CDS encoding methionine ABC transporter permease: MEDLISFFTNIDWYEIWLATGDTMLMLGGSLLFTVLLGLPLGVLLFLCSPRQLLENRGLYAFMSLAVNILRSLPFIILLIVMIPFTVLITGTSLGVAGAIPPLVVGATPFFARLVETALREVDRGIIEATQSMGATTRQIIMNALLPEARPGIFAAITVTAITLVSYTAMAGVVGAGGLGDLAIRFGYQRFQTDVMIVTVVLLLILVQVLQMVGDRLVVHFSRK, from the coding sequence ATGGAAGACCTGATCAGTTTCTTCACCAACATCGACTGGTACGAAATCTGGCTGGCCACCGGCGACACGATGCTGATGCTCGGCGGTTCGCTGCTGTTCACCGTGTTGCTCGGCCTGCCGCTGGGCGTGTTGCTGTTCCTCTGCAGCCCGCGTCAGTTGCTGGAAAACCGTGGCCTCTACGCGTTCATGTCGCTGGCGGTGAACATCCTGCGTTCGCTGCCGTTCATTATTCTGTTGATCGTGATGATCCCGTTCACCGTGCTGATCACCGGCACGTCGCTGGGCGTGGCCGGTGCGATCCCGCCGTTGGTGGTGGGTGCTACACCGTTCTTCGCGCGTCTGGTGGAAACCGCGCTGCGTGAAGTCGATCGCGGCATCATCGAAGCGACCCAGTCGATGGGCGCGACCACGCGGCAGATCATCATGAACGCCTTGCTGCCGGAAGCCCGCCCGGGCATCTTTGCGGCGATTACGGTGACGGCGATTACACTGGTGTCCTACACGGCGATGGCCGGTGTGGTCGGCGCCGGTGGTCTGGGTGATCTGGCGATCCGTTTCGGCTATCAGCGTTTCCAGACTGACGTGATGATCGTCACCGTGGTGTTGCTGCTGATTCTGGTGCAAGTGCTGCAGATGGTCGGTGATCGACTGGTCGTGCATTTCTCGCGCAAATAA